The Mycobacterium sp. EPa45 genomic interval CTGGCCAAGTCCCCGCTGGAATTCCTGTACGACAAGTTCGTCGACTACATCGAAGACCGGCGGGCCAACCCCCGCGGGGACGTACTCTCCGAGATGGCCGCAGCGACCTTCCCCGACGGGTCGGTGCCCGACCCCGGCGACGTCGCGCGGGTGGCCGCAAACCTGTATTCCGCCGGCCAGGAGACCACCGTCCGGCTGCTCAGCGCCGCCCTGCAGATCCTCGGCGACCACCCCGAATTCCAGGCACAGCTGCGAGCAGACCGATCCAAGGTGAGCAACTTCATCGAGGAGGCCCTGCGCTTCGAGAGCCCGGTCAAGGGCGACTTCCGGTTGTCCAAGGAGCCGGTCACCCTCGGCGGGGTGGAGGTGCCCTCGGGCTCCACACTGATGGTCGTTCAGGCCGCGGCCAACCGCGATCCGCGTCGTTTCACCGATCCGAACACCTTCGATCCCGCGCGGTCAAATGCCCGCCAGCACATAGCATTCGGCCGCGGCATCCACACCTGCCCGGGCGCCCCACTGGCTCGGGCCGAGGCCCGGGTGGCGCTCGAGCGGTTGCTCGATCGCACCACCGACATCCGCATCAGCGAGGAGCACCACGGCCCCGCCGATGCGCGCCGGTACAGCTACGTGCCGACCTACATCCTGCGTGGGCTCACCGAATTGCACCTGGAGTTTGATCTCGCATGAAAGCCAGCATCGATGACGGACGCTGTCGCGGACACGGCGTGTGCACCACCGTCTGCCCGGACGTCTTCGCCATGACCGACGACGGGTACGCCGAGGCCATCGTCGACGAGGTGCCCGCCGGCCTCGAGGACTCTGCCCGGGAGGCCGCGGACGCCTGCCCGGAGAATGCGGTCATCCTCGATCAGTAGTTCACGATCGAGCGCCAATAGTCCTCGGGGATCTCGGCATTCGAGCGCATGATCATCGCCAGTCCGGTGGCCATCGCGACCCCGAGCAAGCCGAGCCAGAGCCCGAACAGGCCGACGATCACCCAGATCGCGAGGGTCAGCCCGGGCCACGGTGACACCAGGGTGAGCAGCGGCGCCAGGAAGAAGCCGGCCCCGACGAACCACGCCGAGCCGGCGCGGTCGGACCTGAGCACGAAGCCGAGCCAGCGCGGAACCGGATGCGGATCACTGTGGGTCATCATGGCTCCAACGCTCCTCCGCTGAGGTAAGCGGCGCAATTACCCCAGAGGTAATGGCGCAGCGTCCTGGTGTGGGTGATGCTGACGGGATGGGCAGCACGGCTTTCGGTGAACTACTGCGTGACTGGCGACGCCGGCGTCGGCTCAGCCAGCTCGACCTCGCGCTGGAGGCCGACGTCTCGGCGCGGCATGTCAGCTTTGTCGAGAGCGGACGCTCGACGCCCAGCCGCGCCATGGTGCTGCGACTGGCGGATGCGTTGGCGGTACCGCCGCGCGAGCAGAACCGCCTGCTGCTCGCCGCGGGGCTGGCGCCGGCGTATGCCGAGCGGGACCTCGACGACCCCGAGATGGCCGCCGTCGTCGCCGGCGTGGACCGGGTTCTCGCCGCCTACGATCCGTACCCCTGTCTGGCGGTGGACCGCAATTGGGATGTGCTGCAGATCAATTCGGGCACCTCGGTCCTCTTGGACGGGATCGCGACGCATCTGCTGGTAACCCCGAATGCCCTGCGAATCGCGTTACACCCCGACGGTCTGGCACCCCGTATCCGCAATCTGGCGCAGTGGCGTCACCATCTGCTGAGCCGACTGCGCCGTGAGGCCGGCGCGGGCGGCTCCGCCGAGTTGCTGGCCGAGCTCGAGTCCTACCCCGGCGGCGAGGACGCGTCGACCGATCTCGGTGGTGTCGCGGTGCCGCTGGCGTTCGACCGGCTCGACGGGGTGCGGCTGACGTTCATCTCGATGGTCACGACGTTCGGAACCGCACTCGATCTGACCGCCGCGGAGCTGAGTATCGAGGCGTTCCTGCCCGCCGACGAGGCCACCGCCCAGGCGCTGCAGCCCACGGCGGCGGGCTGATAGAACACGTTTCAGTTATCAGTTCCCGAAAGCCCGCCCGAGGCCTCCGTGCGTGGTGTAGGCATGGATTACCGGGCACTAGATGACGTCGTATGGAGGTGCGCTTTTTATGCCCAGTCCGAACCTGCCCCCCGGTTTCGACTTCACTGATCCTGATCTGAACAACGAGCGGCTGCCCGTCGAGGAACTCGCCGAGCTGCGCCGAACCGCGCCGATCTGGTGGAACGAGCAACCGCGGGATGTCGGCGGTTTCGACGACGACGGCTATTGGGTCGTCACCAAGCACAAGGACGTCAAGGAGATCTCGCGCCGCAGCGACGTCTTCTCCAGCCTGGAGAACACCGCCCTGCCGCGCTACCCGGACAACGCGGCGGTGTCGCACAAGGACACCGGCCAGTTCATCCTGCTGAACATGGACGCGCCGCGGCATACGCATCTACGCCAGATCGTGTCTCGCGCGTTCACGCCGCGAGCGGTCGAGACCCTACGCGAGAATCTGAGAGAGCGCGCCCAGGCGATCGCCAAGGCCGCCGCCGCGGAGGGCTCGGGCGATTTCGTCGAACAGGTATCCTGCGAGCTGCCGCTGCAGGCCATCGCAGACCTGATGGGGGTTCCACAGGAGGAACGCAAGAAGCTCTTCGACTGGTCCAATCAGATGGTCGGTGAAGCGGATCCCGAGTTTCACCGCAACGACCCTCAGGGGGCCGCCGGTGAGCTGATCATGTACGGGATGCAGATGGCGGCCGACCGAACGGCCAATCCGGGCGACGACCTGGTGACCAAGCTGGTGCAGGCCGACGTCGACGGACACAAGCTCTCCGACGACGAGTTCGGCTTCTTCGTGATTCTGCTGGCGGTGGCAGGCAACGAGACCACCCGCAACTCGATCACCCACGGGATGACCGCGTTCACCGATTTCCCGGATCAGTGGCAGCTGTACAAAGCTCAACGCCCTGTGACCGCGGTGGACGAAATCGTGCGGTGGGCCACGCCCGTGACATCGTTCCAGCGGACCGCCCTGGAAGACGTCGAGCTCTCGGGTGTGCAGATCAAGAAGGGCCAGCGGGTGGTGATGTCCTACCGCTCGGCCAATTTCGACGAAGAGGTGTTCGAGGATCCGTTCAGGTTCAACATCCTTCGCGACCCCAATCCGCATGTCGGCTTCGGCGGCACCGGCGCGCACTACTGCCTCGGCGCCAACCTGGCCAGGATGACGATCGATCTGATGTTCAATGCGATCGCCGACCACATGCCGGATCTGACCCCGCTGGCGAAGCCCGAGCGATTGCGCTCGGGCTGGCTCAACGGCATCAAGCACTGGCAGGTCGACTACACCGGTGCCGCCGCGGGCAAGTAGCTTGTGGCACAGGCCGATACAGTCGAGGTGTGACGGATACCGCGTGGAAACTGACTGCGGCCGAGGGCGAGCTGCAGATACTCACCGGCGTCGGAGGGCCCGCCGCCAAGATGGGGCATCGCCTGACCATCGCCTTCGCAGCGTGGCAGGCTGAGGTCCATTGGCGGGGGGATGACCCGGTGGCGGCCAGGCTGGTCGTCGATGTTGACTCGCTGCAGGTCCTCAGGGGCGAGGGTGGCGTGACACCGTTGACCGGACCGGAGAAAGGCGTGGTGCGCTCCAACGCCTTGAAGTCCCTCGACGCCAAGAAGTATCCGGCGATCACCTTCGTCGCCGACGACATCGACGCGATTTCGACCGGCTATCGCCTGACCGGCACCGTCGAAATCCATGGCAAGTCGCGACCGCAATCGGTGGATCTCGCGGTGGAGGACGCCGGCGACACATGGGTGATGACGACGTCGGTGGCGGTGGTGCAAAGTCAATTCGCCATCAAGCCGTACTCGCTGTTCATGGGGACATTGAAAGTGGCCGACGAGGTCACACTGCGGTTCACCGCGCGCCACGCGAAGTAGTCGGTGCCGAGATCGACGACAGCGCGGGCTCTACTCGCACATCGGCGTCCAATCGTCGGTTTGGCCGATGAGGAGCACTGGTCTGACCACTTGACCTCTGGCCGGTGCGTCGGGCATGCTGGGGTCATGGCACTGCAGCCGGTGAACCGACGCTCCGTTCCCGAGGACGTCTTCGAGCAGATCCTCGCCGACGTGCTCAGCGGCGAGATGCAACCCGGGGAGCCACTTCCCAGTGAGCGCAGGCTCGCGGAGGTACTCGGCGTTTCCCGTCCCGCTGTCCGTGAGGCGCTCAAGCGGGTCGCGGCCGCGGGCTTGGTCGAGGTCCGCCAGGGCGATGCCACCACCGTCCGCGACTTCCGCCGGCACGCCGGGCTGGACCTACTCCCCCAATTGCTCTTGCGCGGCGGGCAACTCGATGTGTCGGTGGCCCGCAGCATCCTCGAAGCTCGCCTGCACAACGGGCCCAAGGTCGCCGAGCTGGCGGCGCAACGTCAGCGCGCCGGCTTGGCCGGGCTGCTCGAGGATTCGATCAGGGCGCTGGAATCGGCCGAGGACCCGCTCGAGCAGCAGCGGCACGCACTGGCGTTCTGGGATCACGTCGTCGACGGCGCCGACTCCATCGCCTTTCGGTTGATGTTCAACACGTTACGGGCCGCCTACGAGCCCGCACTGCCCGCGCTGGCCACACTGATGGCCGCCGAAGTGGGACAAACCCAGGCTTACCGCACCGTGGCGCAGGCCATCGCGGCCGGCAAGCCCGACGAGGCGGCAGCCGCCGCCCGTGCACTCCTCGAGCCCGCCACCACCGCGCTGGTGACGGCCCTGACCGCACTGGAGGATCAGCAATGAGCGCACCGAATGCCCGCCGCGGCCTCACCCTCGCCGACGCCGGCCGCGAATTCTGGCGCCACCGGACCCCGTGGCTGTTCGTCGTCGCACTGACCGGGGCCGTGATCGCCCGGATCGTCGTCGGCGACTGGCAGCTCACCGATGCCGTGGTGCCGTTTGCAGTCGCCGCGGCATTTCCGTTCCTGGAGTGGACGATTCACGTGTTCATCCTGCACTGGCGGCCACGCCGGGTCGGCAGGATCACCCTTGATCCGCTGCTCGCCCGGAAGCACCGCGAGCATCACGTCGCCCCGCGTGACGTAGACCTGGTGTTCATCCCGCTGCAGTCTGCGATCGGCGCGGTGGTCTCCGCGGTCGCGATCGCCCTGTTGCTCTTTCCGCGAACCGGAATGGGACTGACATTCCTGGTCGTGATGCTGACCTTCGGGCTGCTCTACGAGTGGTGCCACTACCTGGTGCACACCGACTACAAACCGAAAACCGCTGCCTACCGGGTCATCTGGCGCGACCACCGGCTGCATCACTTCAAGAACGAGCACTACTGGTTCGGGGTGACCACCCCCGGCACCGCCGACCGGGTGCTGCGGACGTACCCCGATCCCGCCACGGTGCCGGCCTCACCGACCGCCAAGAACCTCCACGCGATCGACTCCGAAAGCGCAGCGGCAGTTACGCGTTGATGACCACCGGGTCCCCGACGTGGACCTGGTTGAAATACCACGAGGCGTTGTCCGGGCTCAGATTGATGCAGCCGTGACTGACGTTGGCGTAGCCCTGGGAGCCGACCGACCACGGCGCGGAATGCACGTACACCCCGCCCCACGTGACGCGGACGGCGTCATTCACGGTGAGCTTGTAACCCTCCGGATCGCTGAGCGGAATGCCGATCGTGCGCGAATCCATCACCACGGTGGATTGCTTTTCCAGGACGCTGAAGCTGCCCACCGGGGTTGGGTGCCTGGGCTTGCCCATCGACGCGGGCATCTGACGGGCCACCTGCCCGTCGATGCTGACGGTGAACGTGTGCGCCGAGATATCGGCGACGCCAAGGACGATCGAGCCGGTGCCGAATGTCCGCGGGATGCCGCCGGCCATCATCGTGATCTCGGAGTGCGCCGGCCAGTATTGGTCGGGCACGAACTGAACCGTCTTGTCATCGCGCCAGTCGAACCGTCCCGCCACATTGGCAGGCGTCGTCACCGTGATCGACTGCTGAGCCGCCCAGCGATCGGTGACCGGCTTGGTGAACGTCACGGTGATCGGCATGGCGACCCCGACGACCTGCCCGTTGGTGGGTGCAACGGAGGCAACCGTCGCTCCGTCGATGGAAGGGGCGACAGCTGCCGTGCTGGTCTGCACAGAAGCCGCCATTGAAAGCACCGCGATCCCCGCGGCGGCGATTGCTCGTCGAACTGCTTTGGCCATGGCTTCCGTCCTTACGTGGGCGATCAGCAAAGTGACAGTCTAGATGTTCCGCATGGCTGCACCGGCCAAACATGAGGTGACATGCCGTAACTGCGCCAGGTGGGCGGTGAAACGCGTGCGATAGCCGATCCTCAGCGAAAGCCGGGTATCAACCGCCGTGCAGACGTTCCCAAATGCGCTGCCGAAGCGACTGCTTGGGCTGGTTCACCGGTGGCACGGTGGCGACCGGTGCCGGGGGCGGCGGTGGTGCCGCGGCCTCGACCGGCGGCATGGCGGCCGGGTCAGCGTTCAGGTCCGCGGGGGGCGCCTGGGGCGGCGGCGCGGGCACGTTCATCGTCATCGCCACGACGGGAGCGCTGTCAAAGGTGGGCTCGGTCGTCGACTCCGGTGCCTGAGCCGGGCGGGACCGCTCGTCGGCACCGGAGAGCGATTCCGGTGCGGGTGCCGGTGCCGTGACGGGCCGCAGCGGTGGCGCCTCGGCGGTGTTGACCACGTCGCGATGTTCGGGGCGCGCTCCCCGGTCGGGCAGCAGCTCGAGACCGACGGCCACCGAAGCGGACACCACAAACGCCACCACGCCGCCGGCCAGCAGCGCGGTCGCCCCGCGTAGTGCGGTCGAGTCCTGCCGGCGCGCTGCCGGCGCAGCGGGGAGGTCGAACAGCTGGTCGTCGGCCACACCGATGCCGTTCACCGAGGCCAGCGCCGCCCCGCGGGCAAGCGCTAACTCTGCCTCGGCCGGCGCGAATACCGGGATGCCCAGGATCTGCTCGAGGCGGCGGGCGATCGACTCCAACCCCTCGCCCGAACCCAGCAGCACCAGGCCGTCGGGCTCCCACTCGCTGCCACCCAGCATTTCGGAGAGCCAGTCGATCAGGTCCTGATCGGTTTCCAGGGCGTAGGTCACGGCCGTTTGCACTGCGCCCTCGCGTGCGTCGACGATCAACGCGACGATGGCTTCCGGCTCGACGACG includes:
- a CDS encoding helix-turn-helix domain-containing protein: MAQRPGVGDADGMGSTAFGELLRDWRRRRRLSQLDLALEADVSARHVSFVESGRSTPSRAMVLRLADALAVPPREQNRLLLAAGLAPAYAERDLDDPEMAAVVAGVDRVLAAYDPYPCLAVDRNWDVLQINSGTSVLLDGIATHLLVTPNALRIALHPDGLAPRIRNLAQWRHHLLSRLRREAGAGGSAELLAELESYPGGEDASTDLGGVAVPLAFDRLDGVRLTFISMVTTFGTALDLTAAELSIEAFLPADEATAQALQPTAAG
- a CDS encoding L,D-transpeptidase, with product MAKAVRRAIAAAGIAVLSMAASVQTSTAAVAPSIDGATVASVAPTNGQVVGVAMPITVTFTKPVTDRWAAQQSITVTTPANVAGRFDWRDDKTVQFVPDQYWPAHSEITMMAGGIPRTFGTGSIVLGVADISAHTFTVSIDGQVARQMPASMGKPRHPTPVGSFSVLEKQSTVVMDSRTIGIPLSDPEGYKLTVNDAVRVTWGGVYVHSAPWSVGSQGYANVSHGCINLSPDNASWYFNQVHVGDPVVINA
- a CDS encoding FadR/GntR family transcriptional regulator: MALQPVNRRSVPEDVFEQILADVLSGEMQPGEPLPSERRLAEVLGVSRPAVREALKRVAAAGLVEVRQGDATTVRDFRRHAGLDLLPQLLLRGGQLDVSVARSILEARLHNGPKVAELAAQRQRAGLAGLLEDSIRALESAEDPLEQQRHALAFWDHVVDGADSIAFRLMFNTLRAAYEPALPALATLMAAEVGQTQAYRTVAQAIAAGKPDEAAAAARALLEPATTALVTALTALEDQQ
- a CDS encoding cytochrome P450, with the protein product MTDVDAVNFFTDRGLVADPYPYLEALQARCPVSKEPHHNVWMVTGWEEATEVAGDADRFSSCIAVTGPFPGFPVPVEGRDDVAELIEEHRDELPFFDQLPALDPPVHTDHRALLMRLITPKRLKENEDAMWTMVDRALDDYLVGTRGELISGFAQPFTLMIIADLLGVPDADREQFLREMQSGAHHGGGIGSVKGESLAKSPLEFLYDKFVDYIEDRRANPRGDVLSEMAAATFPDGSVPDPGDVARVAANLYSAGQETTVRLLSAALQILGDHPEFQAQLRADRSKVSNFIEEALRFESPVKGDFRLSKEPVTLGGVEVPSGSTLMVVQAAANRDPRRFTDPNTFDPARSNARQHIAFGRGIHTCPGAPLARAEARVALERLLDRTTDIRISEEHHGPADARRYSYVPTYILRGLTELHLEFDLA
- a CDS encoding ferredoxin; this encodes MKASIDDGRCRGHGVCTTVCPDVFAMTDDGYAEAIVDEVPAGLEDSAREAADACPENAVILDQ
- a CDS encoding cytochrome P450 — its product is MPSPNLPPGFDFTDPDLNNERLPVEELAELRRTAPIWWNEQPRDVGGFDDDGYWVVTKHKDVKEISRRSDVFSSLENTALPRYPDNAAVSHKDTGQFILLNMDAPRHTHLRQIVSRAFTPRAVETLRENLRERAQAIAKAAAAEGSGDFVEQVSCELPLQAIADLMGVPQEERKKLFDWSNQMVGEADPEFHRNDPQGAAGELIMYGMQMAADRTANPGDDLVTKLVQADVDGHKLSDDEFGFFVILLAVAGNETTRNSITHGMTAFTDFPDQWQLYKAQRPVTAVDEIVRWATPVTSFQRTALEDVELSGVQIKKGQRVVMSYRSANFDEEVFEDPFRFNILRDPNPHVGFGGTGAHYCLGANLARMTIDLMFNAIADHMPDLTPLAKPERLRSGWLNGIKHWQVDYTGAAAGK
- a CDS encoding YceI family protein, translated to MTDTAWKLTAAEGELQILTGVGGPAAKMGHRLTIAFAAWQAEVHWRGDDPVAARLVVDVDSLQVLRGEGGVTPLTGPEKGVVRSNALKSLDAKKYPAITFVADDIDAISTGYRLTGTVEIHGKSRPQSVDLAVEDAGDTWVMTTSVAVVQSQFAIKPYSLFMGTLKVADEVTLRFTARHAK
- a CDS encoding sterol desaturase family protein, with the protein product MSAPNARRGLTLADAGREFWRHRTPWLFVVALTGAVIARIVVGDWQLTDAVVPFAVAAAFPFLEWTIHVFILHWRPRRVGRITLDPLLARKHREHHVAPRDVDLVFIPLQSAIGAVVSAVAIALLLFPRTGMGLTFLVVMLTFGLLYEWCHYLVHTDYKPKTAAYRVIWRDHRLHHFKNEHYWFGVTTPGTADRVLRTYPDPATVPASPTAKNLHAIDSESAAAVTR